From the genome of Candidatus Methylomirabilota bacterium:
TTCTTCACGGCTGCCTTTCTCGCGACCTTCTTCTTCACGGCCATCGCGTGGCTCCTTCCTGTGTCGGGGGGGGGAACCGCCCTGGGGTGACGCAGACGCTAAGCGCCCGGCGCAGCCAAGTCAAGATGGCTTTCCCGCACGGTCCTTGACAACTCGGGGCGCCGCGACGGAGCATCGGGCCATGAGCGCAGCCAGGGTCTTGATCTTCGCGCCTGCCGATCAGACCGGCGCCTCGCACGAGAAGCTCGAGGAGCACGGGTGTGAGCTGGTCCTGGGCAAAGCGTCCTGGGACACCCCCCAGGGGCACAACGAAGCCGAGATGGCGGTGCTGGCCAAAGGCTGCGATGCCCTGGTGGGCACGTCGATCCGCAGCACGCCCATCAGCCGCGCCATCATGAAGAGCTCGGATCGGCTGCGCATCGTGGCCAAGTACACGATCGGCGTGGACGACGTGGACGTGGAGGCGGCGACGGAGCTGGGCATCCTGGTCACGCACAGCCCCACCGAATCCAACTGGGGCGGCGTGGCCGAGGGCACCATCGCGGCCATGCTGACGATGCTCAAGAAAGCCCGGGAGCGGGACCGGCACCTGAAGGCGAATGGAGGCTGGCGAGACCCCGGCCTGCAGGGGACGTACGTGGGGGCGCGTGCCGACGGGTACCCGGGCCTCACCATCGGGCTCATCGGCCTGGGCCGGATCGGTAGCCGCGTGGCCACGCTGCTGCGGCCCTGGAACGTGAAGCTCCTGGCCACCGACCCGTACGTTCCCGAGGCCAAATTCGCCCAGTACGGCGTCAGCCGCGTAGACCTGCCCACGCTGCTCCACGAGTCCGACGTCGTGAGCCTGCACGTCGTGCTGACCCGGGAAACGCGGCACATGATCGGCGCGCCCGAGCTGGCGTTGATGAAGCCCACCGCCATTCTGATCAACACGTCGCGGGGCCCCTGCGTGCAGGAGCCAGCCCTCATCGAAACCTTGCTGAAGGGGCAGATCGCCGGCGCCGCGCTGGACGTCTTCGAGGAAGAGCCGCTCTCGCTGGACAGCCCCTTGCGCAATCTGGGCGACAAGGTCCTGCTCTCCCCGCACATGGTCTCGGCCAACGTGGGCAGCGGGCTGGGGCCGGGCATCCGCTGGGCCACCGACTCGGTGCTCTGCGCCCTGCGGGGCGAGGTGCCCGACAACGTCTACAACACGGAGGTCATCCCTCGCTGGGAGCGCCGCTTCGGCGGCGCGAGCGTCTTGGCTACTTCAGCTCCAGGGGCCGCCCGTCCAGATCCTCGGCCCGCTCGACCCGGATGAGCACCCCGAAGCCCTTCTTGTCGGGATCGCGCTCCTTCTCCGGTTGAATGAGCCGTCTCCAGATCTCCTCGTAGACGGGGCCGGCCTTGTGGATCTTGGCGGTGCCGTAGAAGCGCGCCACGCCGCCCTTCGGCAAGAGGCCGCTCTCGCGAAGCTGGGCCTTGCGCAGGAAGACGGTGATCTTGGTGCCGTCATTGAGGTTGGCGTTCGTGGAGCCCCGGCCCCGCTCCCACAGCGCGAGGTGCTCGTCGTCGTAGACCATCGTGCTGCCCCGGGGGCTCACCTGGGCGAAGCCGTTCGGCAGCACCGTCGCCACCAGACAGACGTTGGCGGGGAAGGCCGTGTTGATGTGCTCGTGCAGCG
Proteins encoded in this window:
- a CDS encoding NAD(P)-dependent oxidoreductase, whose product is MSAARVLIFAPADQTGASHEKLEEHGCELVLGKASWDTPQGHNEAEMAVLAKGCDALVGTSIRSTPISRAIMKSSDRLRIVAKYTIGVDDVDVEAATELGILVTHSPTESNWGGVAEGTIAAMLTMLKKARERDRHLKANGGWRDPGLQGTYVGARADGYPGLTIGLIGLGRIGSRVATLLRPWNVKLLATDPYVPEAKFAQYGVSRVDLPTLLHESDVVSLHVVLTRETRHMIGAPELALMKPTAILINTSRGPCVQEPALIETLLKGQIAGAALDVFEEEPLSLDSPLRNLGDKVLLSPHMVSANVGSGLGPGIRWATDSVLCALRGEVPDNVYNTEVIPRWERRFGGASVLATSAPGAARPDPRPARPG